From Domibacillus sp. DTU_2020_1001157_1_SI_ALB_TIR_016, a single genomic window includes:
- a CDS encoding sucrose-6-phosphate hydrolase, which yields MQWTTEQRYTRLEDISKSELAALIKQVDGSPWRQTYHIQPETGLLNDPNGFSFYNGEYHLFYQWFPLGPVHGIKYWYHTKSKDLVHWENAGIAIRPDSDLDSHGAYSGSGIVHNDQLYLIYTGNTRDEQWVRHPKQNIAIMDKQGIIQKKQKPVIHEVPPGYTDHFRDPKVWKENGLFYAIIGAQRTNLTGCIVLYSSPDMETWTFEGEIKTALPRFGYMWECPDYFTIDGQGVLVFSPQGIAPKGDCYHNIYQSGYVLGNLDVETQSIDHGVFAELDRGFDFYAPQTMEAPDGRRILVGWMGLPEMSYPTDSHGWAHCLTLPREITIENGRLMQRPVRELERLRGVQMEASADLCDEVQTFDSFSGTAFEMICSFELEDADSCGIEIRVSEKEKTVITYDALKQKVHLDRTYSGALTDSPYGTLRSCSLAADKVTFRLFVDSSSLELFINDGAEVFTSRIFPSKDSAGIRFFAKGGRASCQAIKWTIGE from the coding sequence TTGCAATGGACAACAGAACAGCGTTATACACGACTTGAAGACATATCTAAATCAGAGTTGGCTGCTTTAATAAAACAGGTGGATGGTTCCCCGTGGCGGCAAACTTATCATATTCAGCCTGAAACAGGATTGTTAAATGATCCGAACGGCTTTTCTTTTTATAATGGTGAATATCATTTATTTTACCAGTGGTTCCCGCTTGGCCCTGTTCATGGCATTAAATATTGGTATCACACAAAATCAAAAGATCTCGTTCATTGGGAAAATGCCGGTATCGCGATTCGGCCAGATAGTGACCTTGACAGTCATGGTGCTTACTCTGGCAGCGGTATCGTGCACAATGACCAATTGTACTTAATATATACCGGCAATACACGTGATGAGCAATGGGTGCGGCATCCGAAGCAGAATATTGCCATTATGGACAAGCAGGGCATTATTCAAAAAAAGCAAAAACCAGTGATTCATGAAGTGCCGCCCGGCTATACCGATCATTTCCGCGATCCAAAAGTATGGAAAGAAAATGGGCTTTTTTATGCCATTATCGGTGCCCAGCGGACAAACCTGACGGGCTGCATCGTGCTCTACAGCTCCCCAGATATGGAAACATGGACATTCGAAGGTGAAATTAAAACCGCCCTTCCCCGCTTTGGTTATATGTGGGAATGCCCTGATTACTTTACGATTGATGGACAAGGTGTCCTTGTTTTTTCACCGCAGGGCATTGCGCCGAAAGGTGATTGCTATCATAATATTTATCAATCCGGCTATGTTCTCGGGAATCTTGATGTTGAAACACAAAGCATAGATCATGGCGTATTCGCTGAGCTGGACCGCGGCTTTGATTTTTATGCACCGCAAACAATGGAAGCGCCGGACGGACGTCGTATTTTAGTCGGCTGGATGGGACTTCCTGAAATGTCTTATCCAACGGATTCACATGGCTGGGCGCACTGCCTGACCCTGCCCCGGGAAATCACGATTGAAAACGGGCGGCTTATGCAAAGACCAGTCCGGGAGCTTGAGCGCCTGCGCGGTGTTCAAATGGAAGCTTCAGCTGATCTTTGTGATGAAGTACAGACTTTTGACAGCTTCAGCGGCACAGCTTTTGAAATGATTTGTTCGTTTGAGCTGGAGGATGCAGATTCATGCGGAATTGAAATTCGCGTAAGCGAAAAAGAAAAAACCGTTATTACGTACGACGCCCTCAAGCAAAAAGTTCATTTGGATAGAACATATTCTGGTGCGCTTACGGATTCGCCATATGGAACCCTGCGCAGCTGCTCGTTAGCGGCGGACAAAGTGACGTTTCGTTTATTTGTGGATTCTTCTTCCCTTGAGCTCTTTATAAACGATGGAGCCGAAGTTTTTACAAGCCGTATTTTTCCAAGCAAGGACTCGGCAGGCATCCGCTTTTTTGCAAAAGGCGGCCGCGCGTCATGTCAGGCGATAAAATGGACGATAGGAGAGTAA
- a CDS encoding carbohydrate kinase, translating into MSTLFSIGEVLIDFIPQQKGLALKDVVSFERAPGGAPANVAAAVSKLGGHSAMLTKLGSDAFGDFLLEKLVEAGVETKHIIRTSEANTALAFVSLREDGERDFSFYRKPCADLLMTADEVDESLFHPGDILHFCSVDLVESPMKHAHIKAIDRAKQRGAFISFDPNVRLPLWEDPNACRETILAFMPKAHLIKISDEELEFITGISEEKAAIASLFTGDVKAVVYTRGAAGASLFVNGTEIQADGFAVQVQDTTGAGDAFIGSFLFQLLQASANVENVSALLEQRGEEIVRFANAAGAITTTGKGAISSLPSLQQIENMLNEVYSDTK; encoded by the coding sequence ATGAGTACATTATTTTCAATTGGAGAAGTATTAATTGATTTTATCCCACAGCAAAAAGGGCTGGCTCTTAAAGATGTCGTATCCTTTGAGCGCGCACCCGGCGGAGCCCCGGCCAATGTGGCCGCTGCCGTTTCAAAACTCGGCGGGCACTCCGCCATGCTGACGAAGCTTGGCTCCGATGCATTTGGTGATTTTTTATTGGAGAAGCTGGTTGAAGCAGGTGTGGAAACCAAGCACATTATCCGCACGAGTGAAGCCAATACGGCTCTTGCGTTCGTTTCCCTCCGTGAAGATGGTGAACGGGACTTTTCTTTTTACCGGAAGCCTTGTGCAGATTTGCTGATGACAGCAGACGAAGTGGACGAATCCTTGTTTCACCCCGGTGACATTCTCCACTTTTGTTCCGTTGATTTAGTTGAAAGTCCAATGAAGCATGCGCATATTAAAGCAATCGACCGGGCTAAACAGCGCGGTGCTTTCATCAGCTTTGATCCAAATGTGCGGCTTCCGCTTTGGGAGGATCCGAATGCGTGCCGCGAAACCATTTTAGCGTTCATGCCAAAAGCGCATCTGATTAAAATTTCAGATGAAGAGCTTGAATTTATTACAGGTATTTCAGAAGAAAAAGCGGCTATTGCTTCTCTGTTTACAGGAGATGTAAAAGCGGTCGTGTATACACGCGGTGCAGCAGGTGCCTCACTGTTTGTGAACGGAACAGAAATCCAAGCAGACGGCTTTGCTGTACAGGTACAGGATACGACTGGTGCCGGGGATGCTTTTATTGGCAGCTTTTTATTTCAGCTGCTTCAGGCCAGCGCCAATGTAGAAAACGTTTCTGCTCTTCTTGAGCAGCGCGGAGAAGAAATCGTCCGTTTTGCCAATGCAGCAGGTGCCATTACAACCACCGGCAAAGGAGCCATCTCTTCCCTGCCTTCCCTGCAGCAAATAGAAAACATGCTTAATGAAGTTTATTCAGATACAAAATAA
- a CDS encoding MurR/RpiR family transcriptional regulator, protein MFTNEMISSFNELETAVYQYVSKNGSKVIYMRIRELAAETHVSTATILRFCRKTGCDGFTEFKVRLKLYLKEQEPCEPKSMHHSVTDFFERSLNGPIEDQMLEAARIMSLSDSIIFIGIGSSGILAEYGARYFSSLGKLSLYIKDPHYPIHTNFLQNSTTIVLSVSGENEYTVRHTHQMREAGSTIISITNNKHCTIAKMSDINLSYYVSEERFAHSNITTQVPVVYILESLARELYRLSNIQK, encoded by the coding sequence TTGTTTACAAATGAAATGATTTCATCGTTTAATGAGCTTGAAACCGCCGTCTATCAATATGTATCTAAAAATGGGAGCAAAGTCATTTATATGCGTATTCGGGAGCTGGCAGCGGAAACACATGTCTCAACAGCGACCATTCTGCGTTTTTGCCGAAAAACAGGCTGTGATGGTTTTACAGAGTTTAAAGTTCGGTTAAAGCTTTATTTAAAAGAACAGGAGCCATGTGAGCCCAAAAGCATGCACCATTCTGTCACAGATTTTTTTGAACGGTCGCTGAACGGGCCGATTGAAGATCAAATGCTCGAAGCAGCCCGCATAATGTCCCTTTCTGACAGCATTATCTTTATTGGAATCGGCAGCTCGGGGATTTTAGCTGAGTACGGTGCCCGCTACTTTTCAAGCCTTGGCAAGCTGTCCCTTTACATAAAAGACCCGCACTACCCGATTCATACAAACTTTCTTCAAAACAGTACGACGATTGTTCTGTCTGTATCCGGTGAAAACGAGTATACCGTTCGTCATACCCACCAAATGCGTGAAGCGGGCAGCACCATTATCAGCATTACAAATAATAAACATTGCACCATTGCCAAAATGTCTGATATTAACCTTTCCTACTATGTTTCAGAGGAGCGGTTTGCACACTCCAATATTACGACGCAGGTGCCGGTTGTGTATATCCTTGAATCACTCGCCCGTGAACTGTACAGGCTTTCAAATATCCAAAAGTAA
- a CDS encoding LacI family DNA-binding transcriptional regulator, whose translation MKTIADIAKIAGVAKSTVSRFLNGGSVSEETKRKIEQVINETGYTPNAFAQSLKAKQTNMIGTIVPRLDSYATSRTLMGIDERLRELNYHMLVSNTGQDLQREIENIYTLAKQKAAGIILLATQVTAAHLQAFRTIDIPVLLVGQQHEEVYSLIHDDETAGYAIGKYIAQRGHKKIAFLGVGEYDVAVGVKRKKGVAQALREHAEEVEARFFETTFNMTDAAEKAEQLFDEFSPSALICATDNIAFGAMKAAYRKKQYVPKDISITGFGGYEVTAMMHPSLTTVHIHFKEAGQMAADHITKLIKGEDIPKLTYSRFELVLRESVDIRTNHLL comes from the coding sequence ATGAAAACCATTGCAGATATTGCCAAAATTGCCGGTGTCGCAAAAAGTACTGTGTCACGGTTCTTAAACGGCGGTTCGGTCAGTGAAGAAACAAAAAGGAAAATTGAACAGGTCATCAATGAAACAGGCTATACACCGAACGCTTTTGCCCAGAGCTTAAAAGCGAAACAAACAAATATGATCGGCACAATCGTTCCCCGGCTCGATTCCTACGCTACTTCCCGTACGCTGATGGGGATTGATGAACGGCTTCGCGAATTAAATTATCATATGCTTGTTTCCAATACGGGACAAGATCTCCAGCGGGAAATTGAAAACATTTATACACTCGCCAAACAAAAAGCGGCGGGCATTATTCTGCTCGCTACCCAAGTAACAGCTGCACATTTACAAGCATTTCGCACCATTGATATCCCGGTTCTTCTTGTCGGCCAGCAGCACGAAGAGGTATACAGCCTGATCCATGATGATGAAACAGCAGGCTACGCCATTGGTAAATACATTGCCCAGCGCGGACATAAAAAAATTGCTTTTCTTGGGGTCGGCGAATATGACGTAGCAGTCGGAGTCAAGCGAAAAAAAGGAGTTGCCCAGGCGCTGCGCGAACATGCGGAAGAAGTAGAAGCCCGCTTTTTTGAAACGACTTTTAATATGACGGACGCTGCCGAAAAAGCAGAACAGCTTTTTGATGAATTTTCGCCTTCAGCGCTTATTTGTGCCACCGACAATATTGCTTTCGGGGCCATGAAAGCAGCCTACCGAAAAAAACAGTATGTTCCAAAAGATATTTCCATTACGGGCTTTGGAGGCTATGAAGTAACCGCTATGATGCATCCTTCTTTAACAACCGTCCATATTCATTTTAAAGAAGCCGGCCAGATGGCAGCGGACCATATCACCAAGCTGATCAAAGGTGAAGACATTCCCAAATTGACCTATTCGCGATTTGAACTTGTTTTACGAGAAAGTGTTGACATCCGTACAAATCATCTTTTATAA
- a CDS encoding sucrose-specific PTS transporter subunit IIBC, whose translation MNYPQIARETLEALGGKENIAAAAHCATRLRLALHDESIVDQEKLDAMDSVKGTFSTSGQYQIIFGSGTVNKVYAEFAKLTGTGGMSTADVKSAGAKKMNPLQRFVKMLSDIFVPIIPAIVAGGLLMGINNLLTAQGLFVDGQSLIEAYPNMADLAALINTFANAAFVFLPILIGFSATQRFGGNPYLGATLGMLMVHPDLLNAYNIADALAKNEIPVWSIFGFEIEKIGYQGTVLPVLAASFILAKVELSLRKIVPSIFDNLLTPLLTIFITGILTFTLVGPLTRTAGNLLSDGMIWLYDTTGFIGGALFGLLYAPIVITGMHHSFIAVETQLLADIAKTGGSFIFVVATMSNVAQGAATLAVFMRTKNKKLKGTASAAGVSALLGITEPALFGVNLKLRYPFIGALIGSSVATAYVTFFKVKAIALGAAGLPGIISIQHGGLVQYVIGMLISIVVAFAVTMILGKRDEKKQAVQKAA comes from the coding sequence ATGAATTACCCTCAAATTGCACGCGAAACGCTTGAAGCGCTTGGCGGAAAGGAAAACATTGCAGCCGCTGCCCACTGTGCTACACGGCTTCGGCTCGCGCTGCATGATGAATCGATTGTCGATCAGGAAAAGCTCGACGCAATGGACAGCGTCAAAGGGACTTTTTCTACCAGCGGTCAATACCAAATTATTTTTGGCTCTGGCACCGTTAATAAAGTGTATGCAGAGTTTGCCAAGCTGACTGGTACCGGCGGCATGTCAACAGCTGATGTGAAAAGCGCCGGCGCCAAGAAAATGAACCCTCTCCAGCGGTTTGTAAAAATGCTGTCTGATATTTTCGTACCGATTATTCCAGCCATCGTTGCCGGCGGTCTGTTGATGGGAATCAACAACCTGCTCACAGCGCAGGGATTGTTTGTAGATGGCCAGTCACTGATTGAAGCTTATCCAAATATGGCTGATTTAGCAGCTCTTATTAATACATTTGCCAATGCTGCCTTTGTGTTTCTCCCTATTTTAATTGGTTTTTCTGCAACCCAGCGCTTCGGCGGCAATCCTTATCTTGGTGCCACGCTCGGTATGCTGATGGTTCACCCGGATTTATTGAATGCTTACAATATTGCAGATGCTCTAGCTAAAAACGAAATTCCTGTCTGGTCTATTTTCGGATTTGAAATTGAAAAAATCGGTTACCAGGGTACGGTTCTTCCCGTTCTCGCTGCTTCCTTTATTCTGGCTAAAGTGGAACTATCCCTTCGCAAAATTGTTCCATCGATCTTTGATAACTTACTGACGCCGCTTTTAACAATTTTCATTACAGGTATTTTAACGTTTACACTTGTAGGCCCGCTTACTCGTACAGCCGGCAACCTGCTGTCTGACGGTATGATCTGGCTTTATGATACCACCGGTTTTATAGGAGGCGCCCTGTTCGGCCTGCTTTACGCACCTATTGTAATCACCGGTATGCATCACAGCTTTATTGCCGTTGAAACACAACTTCTTGCGGATATAGCAAAAACAGGCGGCTCCTTTATCTTCGTTGTAGCGACCATGTCAAACGTCGCTCAAGGAGCGGCTACACTTGCCGTCTTTATGAGAACAAAAAACAAAAAATTAAAAGGAACGGCTTCTGCTGCAGGTGTTTCAGCCCTGCTCGGCATTACAGAACCTGCCCTGTTCGGAGTGAATTTAAAGCTCCGCTATCCGTTTATTGGTGCGTTGATCGGTTCTTCTGTGGCAACAGCATATGTAACATTCTTTAAAGTAAAAGCAATTGCGCTTGGCGCAGCCGGTCTTCCGGGCATCATTTCCATTCAGCATGGAGGACTTGTTCAATATGTGATTGGGATGCTTATTTCAATTGTAGTTGCTTTTGCTGTAACGATGATCCTTGGGAAGCGTGATGAGAAAAAGCAGGCTGTGCAAAAAGCAGCATAA
- a CDS encoding C40 family peptidase, producing MNGSRVRWAAAVLAILSLAIAFVFGSASSASATINYGEEAAAVAKRYVGNPYKHGGTTPKGFDASGFTQYVYKNAATKMTIPRTSADQYKIGTPVSRSQLKPGDLVFYATGTKGKVSFAAIYYKNGTFIGATSKGVKVVKMSDTYWKERYIGAKRIVK from the coding sequence ATGAACGGATCAAGGGTAAGATGGGCAGCGGCAGTTCTAGCAATTTTGTCTCTGGCAATAGCTTTTGTGTTTGGTTCAGCCTCAAGTGCATCTGCAACAATCAATTATGGAGAAGAAGCAGCGGCTGTGGCCAAAAGGTATGTAGGAAACCCGTACAAGCACGGAGGAACAACACCAAAAGGATTCGATGCAAGCGGGTTTACACAGTATGTTTATAAAAATGCCGCAACGAAAATGACGATTCCGCGCACAAGCGCTGACCAATATAAAATCGGAACCCCGGTAAGCCGAAGCCAGCTCAAACCCGGCGATTTAGTTTTTTATGCAACCGGCACAAAAGGAAAGGTATCATTTGCTGCCATTTATTATAAAAACGGCACTTTTATTGGTGCTACCTCCAAAGGAGTAAAAGTAGTGAAAATGAGCGATACGTATTGGAAGGAACGGTATATAGGTGCTAAAAGAATTGTCAAATAA
- a CDS encoding NlpC/P60 family protein, translating into MNSCKKAILSFLAVILFFSLSPLASVKAEAASIGESVVAFGKTFMGVEYVFGGTTPKGFDCSGFVQYIYKHVADISLPRTTGEQYNVGTAVAKSDLQVGDLVFYANTYKKGISHVGVYAGNNQVLNATSSKGIALVPLDGDPYWSPKYAGAKRVIEEQAPEWFTDIEKTDLAYNAIKSLTEQGVINGFTIDTFAPDEKITRGQAAAIINRVLGLKPEKMSYFTDVPKTNRFAVDIAAVHEAGIMNGYGDKTFGLEEEMTRNEMASLIQRAFNLKVSETAAANVVYTDIKAGHWAYEGIVSMASIDKTGFFKGDRFYGTHNATREAFTVAIYNAMNTK; encoded by the coding sequence GTGAACAGTTGCAAGAAAGCAATTCTTTCATTTTTAGCGGTCATCTTGTTTTTTAGCCTGTCCCCATTGGCATCTGTTAAAGCAGAAGCCGCGTCCATTGGTGAATCAGTTGTTGCTTTTGGGAAAACGTTCATGGGTGTAGAGTACGTGTTTGGCGGCACAACGCCAAAAGGATTCGACTGCTCCGGTTTCGTTCAATATATTTATAAACATGTTGCTGACATTTCTTTGCCACGCACAACAGGTGAACAGTACAATGTGGGCACAGCAGTAGCCAAAAGCGATCTTCAGGTTGGCGATCTTGTTTTTTACGCTAACACATATAAAAAAGGCATCTCCCATGTTGGGGTATACGCAGGCAACAACCAAGTATTGAATGCCACATCAAGCAAAGGCATCGCGCTTGTTCCACTAGATGGTGATCCCTACTGGTCTCCAAAGTATGCAGGCGCTAAACGTGTGATTGAAGAGCAAGCACCGGAATGGTTTACAGATATAGAAAAAACAGACCTTGCGTACAATGCAATTAAATCATTGACGGAACAGGGAGTTATTAACGGATTTACAATCGATACGTTCGCGCCGGACGAAAAAATAACGCGCGGACAAGCCGCAGCTATTATCAACCGTGTACTTGGCTTGAAACCAGAAAAAATGAGCTACTTTACCGATGTGCCGAAAACAAACCGGTTTGCTGTAGATATAGCAGCGGTTCATGAAGCGGGCATTATGAATGGCTACGGAGATAAAACATTCGGCTTAGAAGAAGAAATGACAAGAAACGAAATGGCATCTTTGATCCAGCGTGCTTTTAACTTAAAAGTGTCTGAAACGGCGGCAGCAAATGTTGTGTATACAGACATTAAGGCAGGCCATTGGGCATACGAAGGCATCGTTTCTATGGCTTCTATTGATAAAACCGGCTTTTTTAAAGGCGACAGGTTTTATGGAACACACAATGCAACACGTGAAGCATTTACAGTGGCCATCTACAATGCGATGAACACAAAATAA
- a CDS encoding glycoside hydrolase family 32 protein, whose translation MKQAIEKAHHAVRQDEKRAAHSPYRLGYHIMAPARWINDPNGLIQWRGDYHVFYQHHPYDVKPGSIHWGHMKSRDLVHWEHLPIALAPDEEYDRSGCFSGSAVDHDGILTLIYTGHAEDEDGIKEVQCIAMSTDGIHFEKYPQNPVISAPPRGAAADFRDPKVWKYKEKWYMVVGSQKDKLGCVHLYESADLFSWKDRGAIVKSDGKLGFMLECPDFFELEGRHVLLVSPQGIEASGDRYQNLYQTGTLIGDLDYETAAFTYSEFTELDQGFDFYAAQSFEDDQGRRIVFGWMNMWEAVMPEQAHGWAGALTIPRQLSFNQSGRLVMQPVEELKKLRREKTIAGPMPLSGTQLFHVSGDRLEIKAEFEARSATSFGLHVRCSEDSQEKTTIRFDAADQAITFDRHSSGKGEGGIRKAKIGASAVVKLHIFVDRSSVEVFVNNGEAVMTGRIYPNEKSTKVQLFADGGEARLVSFAAWKLKDVWKQE comes from the coding sequence ATGAAACAAGCAATTGAAAAAGCACATCACGCTGTTCGTCAGGACGAAAAGCGGGCAGCACACAGTCCGTACCGGCTCGGTTATCATATTATGGCGCCTGCCCGCTGGATAAATGATCCAAATGGCCTTATTCAATGGCGGGGTGACTATCACGTGTTTTATCAGCATCACCCGTATGACGTAAAGCCAGGCTCCATCCATTGGGGGCATATGAAAAGCCGTGACCTTGTTCATTGGGAGCATTTGCCGATTGCGCTTGCGCCAGATGAGGAATATGACAGAAGCGGTTGTTTTTCCGGCAGTGCAGTCGATCATGACGGTATATTAACGCTCATTTATACCGGGCATGCAGAAGATGAAGACGGAATAAAAGAGGTCCAGTGTATCGCAATGAGCACAGATGGCATTCATTTCGAGAAGTATCCACAAAACCCGGTTATTTCTGCTCCTCCCCGGGGAGCCGCGGCTGATTTTCGTGACCCGAAAGTGTGGAAGTATAAAGAGAAATGGTATATGGTTGTCGGCAGTCAAAAGGACAAGCTTGGTTGTGTACACTTGTATGAGTCGGCGGATCTTTTTTCGTGGAAGGATCGCGGGGCCATTGTAAAAAGCGACGGTAAGCTTGGATTTATGCTTGAATGTCCTGACTTTTTTGAGCTTGAGGGCAGGCATGTGCTTCTCGTTTCACCGCAAGGCATTGAGGCTTCTGGCGACCGTTATCAAAACCTTTACCAGACTGGAACGCTGATCGGCGATTTGGATTACGAAACGGCTGCATTCACGTACAGTGAATTTACTGAGCTTGATCAAGGCTTTGATTTTTATGCGGCACAGTCATTTGAGGATGACCAGGGACGGCGGATTGTATTCGGCTGGATGAATATGTGGGAGGCGGTTATGCCGGAACAGGCACATGGCTGGGCAGGGGCGCTGACGATTCCGCGCCAGCTGTCCTTTAATCAATCAGGACGGCTTGTGATGCAGCCTGTAGAAGAATTGAAAAAACTGCGCCGGGAAAAAACGATTGCCGGTCCAATGCCTCTTTCCGGGACACAGCTGTTCCATGTATCCGGAGACCGTCTGGAAATCAAAGCGGAATTCGAAGCGCGAAGTGCCACGTCGTTTGGCCTGCATGTAAGATGTTCAGAAGACAGCCAGGAAAAAACGACGATCCGCTTTGATGCAGCTGATCAAGCCATTACTTTTGACCGGCATTCATCTGGTAAAGGGGAAGGCGGTATCCGCAAAGCAAAAATTGGAGCATCAGCTGTTGTGAAACTGCATATATTTGTCGATCGTTCTTCGGTTGAAGTGTTTGTGAATAACGGAGAAGCGGTTATGACTGGACGTATTTATCCGAATGAAAAAAGTACAAAGGTTCAATTATTTGCCGACGGCGGCGAAGCGAGGCTGGTTTCGTTCGCGGCATGGAAACTGAAAGATGTGTGGAAACAGGAATAA
- a CDS encoding DUF202 domain-containing protein: MTKTKSAAFVQQHLANERTYLAWTRTAIAIIGIGFLISNLHFSFLSRHSTRADLLADIVGFAAILSGLLVLAFSTRSYFVKARAIDNEMFKPEKASILFLTGIIVTLILLFGVYILFVFS, encoded by the coding sequence ATGACAAAAACAAAAAGCGCTGCTTTTGTTCAGCAGCATTTGGCGAATGAACGCACTTATTTGGCATGGACAAGAACGGCCATTGCCATTATAGGAATTGGGTTTTTAATCAGCAACCTTCACTTTAGTTTTTTGTCCCGGCATTCGACACGTGCCGATCTCCTGGCAGACATAGTCGGGTTTGCTGCTATTCTATCAGGACTGCTGGTCCTTGCTTTTTCTACACGCAGTTATTTTGTTAAAGCCAGGGCGATAGACAACGAAATGTTTAAGCCTGAAAAAGCGAGTATTTTGTTCCTGACAGGTATCATTGTCACTTTAATTTTGCTGTTCGGAGTGTATATATTATTTGTTTTTTCTTAA
- the murB gene encoding UDP-N-acetylmuramate dehydrogenase, with protein sequence MANDLKKKVDEQSVYPLFPLHKHTYTKTGGVADVFIKPKHIDDLQTVIYYAKEHALPLTILGNGSNVLVRDKGLRGIVIALEYFDQIHVDGTTITAGSGAKIIDVSRTALDHHLTGLEFACGIPGSVGGALVMNAGAYGGETSTVLRKATVLSYDGDLITLGEDDFHFGYRKSIFTEKDYIILEAVFELKPGRFEEIKEAMDTFTALRESKQPLEYPSCGSVFKRPTGYFAGKLIQDSGLQGTRIGGAEISKKHAGFIVNVDGASSTDYLNLIRYAQDRVREKFGVELETEVKIIGED encoded by the coding sequence ATTGCAAACGACTTAAAGAAGAAAGTGGATGAACAGTCTGTGTATCCACTGTTTCCATTGCATAAGCACACATATACGAAAACAGGCGGGGTAGCCGATGTTTTCATTAAGCCTAAACATATAGACGATCTACAAACCGTTATCTATTACGCAAAAGAACATGCGCTTCCACTGACAATTCTAGGAAACGGCTCAAACGTACTTGTCCGGGATAAAGGCTTGCGCGGTATCGTCATTGCCCTTGAATACTTTGACCAAATTCATGTGGACGGCACGACGATTACGGCAGGAAGCGGGGCAAAAATCATTGATGTTTCCCGCACGGCACTCGATCATCATTTAACCGGTCTTGAGTTCGCCTGCGGCATTCCGGGTTCAGTAGGCGGGGCTCTTGTCATGAATGCCGGCGCTTATGGAGGCGAGACGTCAACGGTGCTGAGAAAAGCAACGGTTCTTTCTTATGACGGTGACTTGATCACGCTTGGAGAAGATGATTTTCACTTCGGCTACCGCAAAAGCATTTTCACAGAAAAAGACTACATTATTCTAGAAGCAGTGTTTGAATTAAAACCAGGCCGCTTTGAGGAAATTAAAGAAGCGATGGACACCTTTACTGCGCTCCGCGAATCAAAACAGCCGCTTGAATATCCGTCCTGCGGAAGTGTATTTAAACGCCCGACCGGTTATTTCGCCGGCAAACTGATTCAAGACAGCGGCTTGCAGGGAACCCGGATCGGCGGCGCGGAAATTTCTAAAAAGCATGCCGGCTTTATTGTAAACGTGGACGGTGCTTCTTCTACGGACTATTTAAACTTAATCCGTTACGCGCAGGATCGTGTACGCGAAAAATTTGGTGTAGAACTTGAAACAGAAGTAAAAATTATCGGCGAAGATTAA
- a CDS encoding flavin reductase family protein, giving the protein MADEQKQQLFKDAMGNYPTGVTVMTTVDSNDRPAGLTVNSFASVSLDPLLILWSIDHKAATLPAFMENGTFAVHILAGNQKDICMTFATKGADRFSTCKWNFSPEHHLPVIEGAFAVFQCQTVQTVEAGDHTILIGEVDTIQIDAEKDPMLYHRRHFASIPATFYASR; this is encoded by the coding sequence ATGGCAGACGAACAAAAACAGCAGTTGTTCAAAGATGCAATGGGCAATTACCCGACCGGTGTCACAGTTATGACAACGGTGGACTCAAATGATAGACCGGCTGGCCTGACTGTGAATTCATTCGCTTCTGTATCACTTGATCCCCTTTTGATTTTATGGTCGATTGACCATAAAGCTGCAACCCTGCCAGCTTTTATGGAAAACGGCACGTTCGCCGTACACATTTTAGCGGGCAATCAAAAAGATATTTGTATGACGTTTGCGACAAAAGGAGCCGACCGTTTCAGCACATGTAAATGGAATTTTTCACCTGAACACCATTTGCCGGTTATCGAAGGTGCATTTGCTGTTTTTCAATGCCAAACCGTTCAAACGGTGGAGGCGGGCGATCATACGATTTTGATTGGAGAAGTAGACACCATTCAAATTGATGCGGAAAAAGACCCCATGCTGTATCATCGCCGCCATTTTGCTTCGATTCCGGCCACTTTTTACGCTTCAAGGTAG